A window of Myxococcales bacterium contains these coding sequences:
- a CDS encoding ATP-binding cassette domain-containing protein yields MIVVRDLVKRYGAREAISGLSFTVGRGEIVGFLGPNGAGKSSTLRIVAGYLGPTSGTVEVCGHDVVTAGLAARSCVGYMPEMVPLYPEMRVIEYLGFRAELKGVARRARAGRVDDVMEKARVTDVAHVLIGNLSKGYRQRVGLADALVADPPLLVLDEPTAGLDPNQIRDVREVVAGLRGTHTVLLSTHILSEVEASCDRAIVIAKGKLVAEGTLDELGRARASTGVRLVCSGELEAARRALVKVEDTLPEEASEPTVSREGELLRVEVAWGPHVDVDTARVHAALAKAMVDEGLGLVELGAARGRLEDVFAELTTAKDPEPASSPKGAP; encoded by the coding sequence ATGATCGTCGTTCGAGATCTCGTCAAACGGTACGGCGCCCGAGAGGCCATCTCGGGGCTCTCGTTCACCGTGGGGCGCGGGGAGATCGTGGGCTTCCTGGGCCCGAACGGCGCGGGGAAAAGCAGCACGCTCCGCATCGTCGCGGGGTACCTCGGGCCCACGAGCGGGACGGTCGAGGTGTGCGGCCACGACGTCGTCACGGCGGGCCTCGCGGCGCGCTCCTGTGTCGGCTATATGCCCGAAATGGTTCCGCTTTATCCGGAGATGAGGGTGATCGAGTACCTCGGGTTCCGGGCCGAGCTCAAAGGGGTGGCGCGGCGAGCACGCGCGGGCCGAGTCGACGACGTGATGGAGAAGGCTCGTGTCACGGACGTGGCCCACGTGCTCATCGGCAACCTCTCCAAAGGGTACCGCCAGCGTGTCGGTCTCGCCGACGCCCTCGTCGCCGATCCGCCGCTCCTCGTGCTCGACGAGCCTACGGCGGGCCTCGACCCGAACCAGATTCGGGACGTGCGCGAGGTGGTGGCCGGTCTTCGTGGCACGCACACGGTGCTCCTCTCGACGCACATCCTGAGCGAGGTCGAGGCGAGCTGCGATCGCGCCATCGTGATCGCGAAGGGCAAGCTCGTCGCCGAGGGCACGCTCGACGAGCTGGGTCGCGCGCGTGCGTCGACCGGCGTGCGGCTCGTTTGCTCGGGCGAGCTCGAAGCGGCGCGTCGCGCCCTCGTGAAGGTCGAGGACACGCTCCCCGAGGAGGCCTCGGAGCCGACCGTCTCGCGTGAGGGGGAGCTCCTCCGCGTCGAGGTCGCCTGGGGGCCGCACGTCGACGTCGACACGGCTCGGGTGCACGCAGCCCTGGCGAAGGCCATGGTCGACGAGGGCCTCGGTCTCGTCGAGCTCGGGGCCGCCCGAGGCCGCCTCGAGGACGTCTTCGCCGAGCTCACGACGGCAAAAGATCCCGAGCCCGCGTCGTCCCCGAAGGGCGCGCCATGA